In Pseudovibrio brasiliensis, the following are encoded in one genomic region:
- a CDS encoding LacI family DNA-binding transcriptional regulator, producing MVSIKDVAQAAGVSASTVSHVINETRYVAPLTKQKVEEAIQSLGFQPSMMARALKVKRTNIIGMLVSSSSNPFFADVVRGVEEGCYQHNFSLILCNSGHQSDRQLANLNTLLQRRIDALMVMTTKTDPALYEQLSKLGKLPKAILDSAPHPNACTLQDDSVLGGRLATEHLINRGLTKIGCLMGPQDHPRSIERYKGYKTAMEAAGLPVEEKWQSAGLLTASGGYEGMKQILEADSQPEAIFAFNDLMAMGAYRAIQERGLRIPEDISVIGYDDVEYASYMAPTLTTIKQPSFELGLSAAEALINHLEEKTEMPPVIKLVPELVVRSSVIN from the coding sequence ATGGTCAGTATCAAGGATGTTGCACAAGCTGCGGGGGTCTCCGCATCTACAGTGTCTCACGTGATCAACGAGACACGCTATGTTGCTCCCCTGACCAAGCAAAAAGTGGAGGAAGCCATCCAGTCCCTTGGTTTCCAGCCAAGTATGATGGCCCGCGCGCTCAAGGTTAAACGCACCAACATCATCGGCATGTTGGTCTCCAGCAGCTCCAACCCATTCTTCGCAGACGTTGTTCGCGGTGTGGAAGAGGGCTGCTACCAGCACAATTTCAGTCTCATTCTGTGCAACTCAGGTCATCAGTCCGACAGGCAGCTGGCAAATCTCAACACATTGCTTCAGCGCCGCATTGATGCCCTCATGGTGATGACCACCAAGACAGATCCGGCGCTTTACGAGCAGCTCAGCAAACTGGGCAAACTGCCAAAGGCCATTCTGGATTCCGCCCCGCATCCAAACGCCTGCACCCTGCAGGATGACTCCGTTCTGGGTGGCAGGCTGGCAACCGAACACCTGATCAATCGCGGCCTGACCAAAATCGGTTGCCTCATGGGCCCGCAGGATCATCCGCGTTCTATTGAGCGTTACAAAGGCTACAAAACGGCCATGGAAGCAGCGGGCTTGCCCGTGGAAGAAAAGTGGCAATCTGCCGGTCTTCTCACCGCATCTGGCGGCTATGAAGGCATGAAGCAAATTCTGGAAGCGGACAGCCAGCCAGAAGCCATCTTCGCCTTCAACGACCTTATGGCCATGGGCGCCTATCGCGCCATTCAGGAGCGCGGCCTACGCATTCCCGAAGACATCTCTGTTATCGGGTACGATGACGTGGAGTATGCCTCCTACATGGCGCCAACGCTGACAACCATCAAACAGCCCAGTTTCGAGCTCGGGCTAAGCGCTGCAGAAGCGCTGATCAATCATCTGGAAGAGAAGACAGAGATGCCACCCGTGATCAAACTGGTGCCAGAACTCGTCGTCCGCAGCTCCGTTATTAACTAG
- the rbsK gene encoding ribokinase translates to MSIAIVGSINVDITTRSDRLPQPGETLHGHSYAINLGGKGCNQAVAASKLGGDAKLVGRIGKDGFGDIAAQHLADMGVSTEHVHLDETHGTGIAVIGVDANSENSIIVIGGANLAVDESDLERSSDVLETAKIMLMQLEIPVETCLSAAKKVRASSGKVIFDPAPAPVHGLPEGFLQNVDVVTPNETETEILTGFRPTNAEEAAHAANLLREQGVAAAVVKLGARGVYFKDETSEGFVEPFKVNAIDTVAAGDCFNGGLAYALADGKSLAEAVRFAAACGALSTTKHGAATSAPTLAEVEALMGA, encoded by the coding sequence ATGTCCATCGCCATTGTCGGTTCCATCAATGTTGATATCACAACCCGTTCTGACCGCTTGCCTCAGCCGGGCGAAACGCTGCATGGACACAGCTACGCCATCAACCTGGGTGGCAAGGGCTGCAATCAGGCCGTTGCCGCTTCCAAACTAGGTGGCGATGCAAAGCTCGTAGGCCGCATCGGCAAGGATGGCTTTGGTGATATCGCGGCCCAGCATCTGGCAGATATGGGCGTTTCAACCGAGCATGTGCATCTGGATGAAACCCACGGCACTGGCATCGCAGTTATCGGTGTGGACGCGAACTCTGAAAACAGCATCATCGTCATCGGCGGCGCAAATCTGGCCGTTGATGAAAGTGATCTGGAACGCTCTTCTGACGTGCTGGAAACCGCGAAGATCATGCTCATGCAGCTGGAAATTCCGGTTGAAACCTGCCTGAGCGCAGCAAAGAAAGTCCGTGCCTCTAGCGGTAAGGTGATCTTCGATCCAGCCCCGGCGCCAGTTCATGGCCTGCCGGAAGGCTTCCTGCAAAACGTGGATGTTGTCACACCAAACGAGACTGAAACCGAAATCCTCACCGGCTTCCGTCCAACCAACGCAGAAGAAGCTGCCCATGCGGCGAACCTGCTGAGAGAGCAGGGCGTAGCTGCTGCAGTCGTGAAACTGGGCGCACGCGGTGTCTACTTTAAGGATGAGACAAGCGAAGGGTTCGTAGAGCCATTCAAGGTGAACGCGATCGACACCGTGGCAGCCGGAGATTGCTTCAACGGCGGTCTGGCCTATGCACTGGCTGATGGCAAATCTCTCGCAGAAGCAGTCCGCTTTGCAGCGGCTTGTGGCGCACTCTCCACCACCAAACACGGCGCAGCCACATCTGCACCAACTCTGGCTGAAGTCGAAGCCCTGATGGGCGCTTAG
- the queF gene encoding preQ(1) synthase — protein MSKDDIYKNLTMLGGDTVQPQSPEEAVLEKVPNPQQGTPYAIRFTAPEFTSLCPITNQPDFAHLVIDYVPDQWLVESKSLKLFLTSFRNHGAFHEDCTVSIGKRLVDTLNPIWLRIGGYWYPRGGIPIDVFYQTGEEPKGVWIPEQGVPTYRGRG, from the coding sequence ATGAGCAAAGACGATATCTATAAAAATCTGACCATGCTGGGCGGTGACACTGTTCAGCCGCAGTCCCCTGAAGAAGCTGTTCTGGAGAAAGTTCCGAACCCACAGCAGGGTACGCCTTATGCGATCCGCTTTACTGCGCCGGAGTTCACCTCCCTGTGCCCGATCACCAACCAGCCTGATTTTGCGCATCTGGTGATTGACTATGTGCCGGACCAGTGGCTGGTTGAGAGTAAGTCTTTAAAACTGTTCCTGACATCCTTCCGCAATCATGGCGCGTTCCACGAAGACTGCACCGTTTCCATCGGAAAACGTCTGGTAGACACGCTGAACCCGATCTGGCTGCGTATTGGCGGTTACTGGTATCCGCGTGGTGGTATTCCGATTGATGTGTTCTACCAGACCGGTGAAGAGCCAAAAGGCGTCTGGATTCCAGAACAGGGCGTGCCGACTTATCGCGGCCGCGGCTAA
- the queE gene encoding 7-carboxy-7-deazaguanine synthase QueE — translation MSKLSISEIFGPTIQGEGALIGEPTVFVRAGGCDYRCSWCDTLHAVDSAYRHTWDQMDSEDVWKKVEELSCGQPITVSLSGGNPAIQDFSQLIALGKAKGYKFAIETQGSVARDWFADLDTLVLSPKPPSSGEVVNWDKFDACLDAALNTATCVIKVVVFDDVDYDWAKDVSERYPYLPMYLQPGNHTPPPPEDDDATIDMDGIMDRMHWLVDKTVSDQWFKPRILPQLHVLLWGNKRGV, via the coding sequence ATGAGCAAACTCAGTATCAGCGAGATCTTTGGGCCAACCATTCAGGGCGAAGGCGCGCTGATTGGCGAGCCGACCGTTTTTGTGCGGGCTGGTGGCTGTGACTACCGGTGCAGCTGGTGTGACACCTTGCATGCGGTGGACAGTGCCTATCGTCATACCTGGGACCAGATGGACAGTGAGGACGTTTGGAAGAAGGTTGAGGAGCTTTCCTGCGGGCAGCCAATCACCGTTTCTCTTTCCGGCGGCAATCCTGCCATTCAGGACTTCTCACAGCTGATCGCGCTTGGCAAAGCCAAAGGCTACAAGTTCGCGATTGAGACGCAAGGCTCTGTTGCACGGGACTGGTTTGCGGATCTGGATACGCTGGTGCTGAGCCCTAAGCCGCCTTCTTCTGGCGAGGTCGTGAACTGGGACAAGTTTGACGCTTGTCTGGATGCTGCGCTCAACACCGCCACCTGTGTGATCAAAGTGGTGGTGTTTGATGATGTGGACTACGACTGGGCCAAAGACGTTAGCGAACGCTACCCTTACTTGCCGATGTACCTGCAGCCGGGCAACCACACCCCTCCTCCACCTGAGGATGATGATGCGACCATCGACATGGACGGCATCATGGACCGTATGCACTGGCTGGTGGACAAAACTGTTTCCGATCAATGGTTCAAGCCACGCATTCTGCCGCAGCTGCATGTGCTGCTGTGGGGCAACAAACGCGGCGTTTAA
- the queD gene encoding 6-carboxytetrahydropterin synthase QueD, whose amino-acid sequence MYKITKEFHFSASHQLCEMPEGHPCARLHGHNYIVVVELASEFLNEYGFVVDFTELKPLKRFIDDELDHRHLNEVFGHDQVTSEFLAKAIYEFCKGHWTETCAVRVSETPKTWAEYRP is encoded by the coding sequence ATGTACAAAATCACAAAGGAATTTCACTTCTCGGCTTCGCACCAACTCTGCGAAATGCCGGAGGGACATCCTTGCGCGCGTCTGCATGGGCACAACTACATTGTGGTGGTTGAGCTTGCCAGCGAGTTTCTCAATGAATACGGCTTCGTGGTGGACTTCACCGAGCTGAAACCGCTCAAGCGTTTCATTGATGATGAGCTGGATCACCGGCACCTGAATGAAGTGTTCGGGCATGATCAGGTCACTTCAGAGTTTCTGGCTAAGGCCATTTATGAGTTCTGTAAAGGCCACTGGACGGAGACTTGCGCAGTACGTGTGAGTGAAACTCCAAAAACGTGGGCGGAATACCGACCATGA
- the queC gene encoding 7-cyano-7-deazaguanine synthase QueC — MKTIVICSGGLDSVTLAYKVAREHELLGLVSFDYGQRHKKELDYAAHAAKQLGVPHHILDMSQIGAHLSGSALTDDVDVPDGHYAEENMKVTVVPNRNAIMLSIGFGIAAAQQADAVAAAVHGGDHFIYPDCRPGFIKSFEAMQKLALDGYANVSLYTPFVEISKGAIVAEGARINVPFEDTWSCYKGGEKHCGRCGTCVERREAFDIAGVEDPTEYADPDYWKSAVERAEP; from the coding sequence ATGAAGACTATCGTAATCTGCTCCGGCGGATTGGATTCGGTCACGCTTGCCTACAAGGTTGCGCGTGAACACGAATTGCTCGGCCTCGTCTCTTTTGACTATGGTCAGCGGCACAAGAAAGAGCTGGATTATGCGGCGCATGCTGCAAAACAGCTGGGCGTGCCGCATCATATTCTGGACATGAGCCAGATTGGAGCGCATTTGAGCGGCTCCGCTCTTACAGATGATGTTGATGTTCCTGATGGGCACTATGCCGAAGAGAACATGAAGGTCACTGTGGTTCCCAACCGAAACGCAATCATGCTGTCCATCGGCTTTGGCATTGCGGCTGCACAGCAGGCCGATGCTGTTGCTGCGGCGGTGCACGGGGGTGATCACTTCATCTACCCGGACTGTCGCCCTGGCTTTATCAAGAGCTTTGAAGCCATGCAGAAGCTGGCTTTGGACGGCTATGCCAATGTGAGCCTTTACACGCCATTTGTAGAAATCTCCAAAGGTGCCATCGTTGCAGAAGGTGCCCGGATCAACGTGCCGTTTGAGGACACGTGGTCCTGCTACAAAGGCGGAGAGAAACACTGCGGGCGGTGCGGCACCTGTGTTGAACGGCGCGAAGCCTTTGACATTGCGGGGGTTGAGGACCCAACGGAATACGCGGATCCGGACTACTGGAAATCCGCGGTGGAACGAGCGGAACCATAA
- a CDS encoding zinc-dependent alcohol dehydrogenase family protein produces MKAMVLTEIGKPLTLQQRDAPPTPQAGEILVEIEACAVCRTDLHVVDGDLKHPKLPLIPGHEIVGRVRACGAGVSDLKPGVRVGIPWLGHTCGCCSFCQNHQENLCDHPIFTGYTRDGGFATHTIADRHYAFELDEDADPVALAPLLCAGLIGWRSLKKAGEGRKIGVYGFGAAAHIIAQICIWQGRDVYAFTRSGDTQAQDFARELGATWAGSSEEDPPTKLDAAIIFAPVGALVPAALKALRKGGRIVCGGIHMSDIPQMPYSLLWEEREVVSVANLTREDALEFFPIAKQAGVKTHCIPYRLEEANTALEDLRHGRLSGAAVLIP; encoded by the coding sequence GTGAAAGCCATGGTCCTGACCGAGATCGGAAAACCGCTCACCCTGCAGCAGCGCGATGCTCCACCCACACCTCAAGCTGGTGAAATCCTCGTTGAGATAGAGGCTTGTGCCGTATGCCGGACGGACTTGCATGTGGTTGATGGAGACCTCAAACACCCCAAACTCCCACTGATCCCCGGCCACGAAATCGTTGGCAGAGTGCGGGCCTGTGGGGCAGGTGTCAGTGATCTGAAACCGGGGGTGAGAGTAGGGATACCGTGGCTTGGACACACCTGCGGCTGTTGCTCGTTCTGCCAGAACCATCAGGAGAACCTTTGCGATCATCCCATCTTCACAGGTTACACTCGGGACGGAGGTTTTGCCACGCACACCATCGCTGATCGTCACTATGCATTTGAGCTGGACGAAGACGCCGATCCGGTTGCGCTCGCACCTTTGCTATGCGCCGGATTGATCGGCTGGAGGTCGCTGAAGAAAGCAGGCGAGGGCAGGAAAATCGGCGTCTACGGCTTTGGTGCCGCCGCCCACATCATCGCGCAAATCTGCATCTGGCAGGGTCGCGACGTCTACGCCTTCACCAGAAGCGGTGACACACAAGCACAAGATTTCGCCCGGGAACTGGGCGCCACATGGGCTGGAAGCTCTGAAGAAGACCCACCCACAAAGCTGGATGCTGCGATCATCTTCGCCCCAGTCGGAGCGCTCGTTCCAGCAGCGCTCAAAGCCCTACGTAAAGGTGGACGCATCGTCTGTGGCGGCATCCACATGAGCGACATTCCGCAAATGCCATATTCGCTTTTATGGGAAGAGCGCGAAGTTGTCTCCGTTGCCAACCTCACCAGAGAGGATGCACTGGAGTTCTTCCCCATCGCCAAACAAGCAGGCGTAAAAACCCACTGCATTCCTTATAGGTTGGAGGAGGCCAACACCGCTCTGGAAGATCTGCGCCACGGCAGACTATCCGGTGCAGCCGTGCTCATACCATGA
- a CDS encoding urea carboxylase-associated family protein, with translation MTKLASRSITTDIPAPSDDRRSKNPIVCYEVDHLPAFDAELYQQAKESLEKVDEVVVPPRDGGHFHVPAGHFFRIVSVEGPQVGDLNLWNANDLNERFFSGKTRQLHASHLSTGDRLWSNMPYLRPMATITQDTLDWYGWDEDGAGVHDVIGTRCDPYTNHMLKNVDYNHCCHSNLTRALADARGLSPDGAEPHVHDVMNVFMCTGFTRDTHQYFMKASPVRPGDFIEFFAEIDLLGALSACPGGDCGSSHSDDKTPCYPLLVEIFKPAEGSLKGWSSTKRSGYAGGHKA, from the coding sequence ATGACAAAACTTGCCTCTCGCTCGATCACAACAGATATTCCCGCTCCTTCTGATGACCGCCGGTCAAAAAATCCGATTGTCTGTTACGAAGTGGACCACTTGCCTGCTTTTGATGCCGAGCTTTATCAGCAGGCCAAGGAGAGCCTAGAAAAGGTGGATGAGGTTGTTGTGCCACCGCGTGATGGGGGCCATTTCCATGTACCAGCCGGGCATTTTTTCCGCATTGTGAGTGTTGAAGGCCCACAGGTGGGTGATCTGAACCTCTGGAATGCCAATGATCTGAATGAGCGCTTCTTCAGCGGCAAAACACGTCAGCTGCATGCTTCTCACCTTTCCACCGGTGACCGGCTGTGGAGCAATATGCCTTATCTGCGCCCGATGGCGACAATCACACAGGATACTCTGGACTGGTATGGTTGGGATGAGGATGGCGCTGGCGTCCATGATGTGATTGGCACGCGCTGTGATCCTTATACCAACCACATGCTCAAGAACGTGGATTACAACCACTGCTGCCATTCCAATCTGACCCGGGCTCTGGCCGATGCCCGCGGGCTGTCTCCGGATGGGGCTGAGCCACATGTGCATGACGTGATGAATGTGTTCATGTGCACCGGGTTCACGCGCGACACGCACCAGTATTTCATGAAGGCGAGTCCAGTACGTCCGGGAGACTTCATCGAGTTCTTTGCCGAGATCGATCTGTTGGGTGCGCTTTCTGCCTGCCCGGGCGGAGACTGTGGCAGCAGCCATTCCGATGACAAGACACCGTGCTACCCGCTTCTGGTGGAGATTTTCAAACCAGCAGAGGGCTCATTGAAAGGTTGGTCATCCACTAAGCGCAGCGGATATGCGGGTGGGCACAAAGCCTAA
- a CDS encoding ferredoxin reductase family protein: MKPFGLFFIFASILPPLLIFSQFGGQAEYGVLLSQYLGMVSLIFMGLVQVMATRMKGVEAVFGPLDRVYVLHKWLAILAIAAAFLHESIDADAISKGGETDGLAKELGEIGYNGILILGLGSLATFIPYNIWRWTHRLIGIFFALAAAHFLMIPNVFSWSDPVGLYVAGFCFAGVASFAYLTYKGMVGRTKAYEVEDVQIYGRITSVTLKPEGKPISHDAGQFAYVSFDQPGMGEVHPYTIASAPREDGKIRFCISALGDYTSRVHQLQVGTKAQLSKGYGGFHRMASNRDQIWIAGGVGITPFLAWAQTLTGEETGQIYLYYGVRNRLESPFEEELEELQNRLPNLHIQWFESDMGEYIDGRLLKILQGSYFDVMPIAFCGPEVMRKTLMRDLKALNYPLRQFHYEEFQMRSGLGFRKLFRFLVERLTRHSGKFAPAK, encoded by the coding sequence ATGAAACCCTTTGGCCTCTTCTTCATCTTTGCCAGTATCCTTCCACCCCTGCTGATCTTCTCTCAGTTTGGCGGACAGGCTGAGTATGGTGTTTTGCTGAGCCAGTATCTTGGCATGGTCTCCCTAATCTTCATGGGACTTGTGCAGGTGATGGCCACACGCATGAAAGGTGTTGAGGCTGTGTTTGGGCCGCTCGACCGGGTTTATGTGCTGCATAAATGGTTGGCTATTTTAGCAATTGCAGCCGCTTTTCTTCATGAAAGCATTGATGCGGATGCGATTTCTAAGGGTGGTGAAACGGATGGATTAGCTAAAGAGCTGGGCGAGATTGGCTACAACGGCATTTTGATCTTAGGCCTCGGGTCCCTGGCGACGTTTATTCCCTATAATATCTGGCGCTGGACCCACCGTTTGATCGGCATCTTCTTTGCCCTTGCCGCTGCACACTTTCTTATGATCCCGAATGTGTTTTCGTGGAGTGATCCAGTTGGGCTTTATGTGGCTGGCTTCTGTTTTGCCGGTGTCGCGTCCTTCGCTTACCTGACCTACAAAGGCATGGTCGGTCGCACCAAGGCCTATGAGGTGGAAGATGTTCAGATATATGGGCGCATCACCAGTGTGACCCTGAAGCCGGAAGGCAAGCCGATTTCTCACGATGCGGGACAGTTTGCCTACGTTTCCTTTGATCAACCTGGCATGGGCGAAGTGCACCCTTACACGATTGCCTCAGCACCGCGTGAAGATGGCAAGATCCGCTTCTGCATCTCTGCGCTGGGCGATTACACCTCCCGTGTTCACCAGCTTCAGGTTGGTACCAAAGCACAGCTCAGCAAAGGGTATGGAGGGTTCCACCGGATGGCATCAAACCGGGATCAGATCTGGATTGCTGGTGGTGTAGGTATCACCCCATTCCTTGCCTGGGCGCAAACGCTGACTGGTGAAGAAACCGGCCAGATCTACCTTTACTACGGTGTGCGTAACCGGCTTGAGAGCCCGTTTGAGGAAGAACTGGAAGAGCTGCAAAACCGTCTGCCAAACCTGCACATCCAGTGGTTTGAGTCGGACATGGGTGAGTACATCGACGGGCGGTTGCTGAAAATTCTGCAGGGTAGCTATTTCGATGTGATGCCGATTGCATTCTGTGGACCGGAAGTGATGCGCAAGACCCTGATGCGCGATCTGAAAGCGCTGAACTACCCATTACGCCAGTTCCATTATGAGGAGTTTCAGATGCGCTCCGGCCTTGGTTTTCGAAAACTTTTCAGATTTCTGGTTGAGCGCCTCACCCGGCACTCTGGAAAGTTCGCCCCGGCCAAGTAA
- a CDS encoding ATP-binding protein has translation MKLSSIRSRILIFLIPLLFVVWGVFSAIVYNMTEEELYETHDAQAFRLVSAIAQLEGDAISPNLLDDHHELNDYFVVIRDGDGNDLYKSSDQVQLPKYLRPGSQEIEHEGDNWVIWSFPGQKTDRQYIIGVVFDEAIELADQTVATVSIPLGLVLLFSIIATVFIVKRGLRPLTALSETLETREPENLGKVTTSKQADELVPIVNSLNMLFDRIEEYLAREQRFIDDAAHEIRTPLTVVKAQCQVIERDKLDDPTKLRFDNIIEGVDRATHLAAKLLEHARAGQDARELKEQDLLPVLQESLAQQAHAAHDKNVELQLLQSEHVEAVVDPEDLAAVLNNLIGNAIRHTPSDGQVIVVLDRTEDHIQLSVEDSGPGVPEEYREKVFERFFRMPGQSSSGAGLGLSITQTLCRRNGIEISLGKSERLGGASFMLKLKK, from the coding sequence ATGAAACTTTCCTCCATCCGCAGCCGCATCCTCATATTCCTGATCCCACTGCTGTTTGTGGTGTGGGGCGTGTTTTCCGCAATTGTCTACAACATGACAGAGGAAGAGCTTTACGAGACCCATGATGCGCAGGCCTTTCGGCTTGTCAGCGCGATTGCGCAGCTGGAGGGAGACGCGATTTCTCCTAATCTTCTGGATGATCATCATGAACTTAATGATTACTTCGTGGTCATCCGCGATGGAGACGGCAACGATTTATATAAGTCATCCGACCAGGTACAACTGCCCAAGTATCTGAGGCCGGGTTCTCAGGAAATTGAGCATGAGGGTGACAACTGGGTGATCTGGAGTTTTCCAGGACAAAAGACTGACAGGCAGTACATCATCGGTGTTGTGTTTGATGAAGCCATTGAGCTCGCTGACCAGACTGTTGCCACGGTTTCCATCCCACTGGGGCTGGTTCTGTTGTTTTCCATCATTGCAACGGTTTTCATCGTGAAGCGTGGGCTACGTCCTCTCACCGCTCTTTCGGAGACGCTGGAGACGCGTGAGCCGGAGAACCTTGGCAAAGTCACAACCTCTAAGCAGGCGGATGAACTTGTGCCGATTGTGAACTCTCTGAACATGCTGTTTGACCGGATTGAAGAGTATCTGGCCCGTGAACAGCGGTTCATTGATGATGCGGCCCATGAGATCAGGACGCCGCTGACGGTGGTGAAAGCGCAGTGTCAGGTGATTGAGCGGGACAAGCTGGATGATCCGACCAAGCTGCGGTTTGACAACATCATTGAGGGTGTTGACCGCGCCACCCATCTGGCCGCCAAGCTGCTGGAGCATGCTCGCGCAGGACAGGATGCGAGAGAGCTGAAAGAACAGGATCTGCTGCCGGTGCTTCAGGAAAGCCTGGCGCAGCAGGCTCATGCTGCCCATGACAAGAACGTGGAGCTTCAGCTGCTTCAGTCTGAACATGTGGAGGCTGTGGTTGATCCTGAAGATCTGGCAGCTGTGCTTAACAACCTGATCGGCAATGCAATCCGCCATACACCAAGTGACGGGCAAGTGATTGTGGTGCTGGACCGCACTGAAGACCATATTCAGCTGAGTGTGGAAGACAGTGGGCCGGGGGTGCCTGAAGAGTACCGTGAGAAGGTGTTTGAGCGGTTCTTTCGCATGCCGGGGCAGTCCAGCTCCGGGGCTGGTCTTGGCCTTTCTATTACGCAAACTCTGTGTCGTCGCAACGGGATCGAGATTTCCCTTGGCAAGAGTGAACGCCTTGGCGGGGCAAGTTTTATGCTTAAGCTGAAAAAGTAG
- a CDS encoding response regulator transcription factor, with protein MRVLLVEDERLIADAIKAFLERHEFIVDWVDDGLLAEDALRTGEFDLVILDLGLPGQDGLEFLRAVRDDKADVPILILSARETTKNRIDGLNLGADDYLTKPFDMEELLARCRALVRRSVGRTRMLLQHGALTLDLDQKKACYNSAEVVLQPLAFRLLTILLERRGRVVSKSDLMEKLYGWEENAESNVLEVYVSQIRRKTTSKLIRTIRGVGYIVDEDIPA; from the coding sequence ATGCGCGTTTTGTTGGTTGAAGATGAGCGTTTGATTGCGGATGCGATCAAGGCTTTTCTGGAGCGACATGAGTTTATCGTGGACTGGGTTGATGATGGTCTTTTGGCAGAAGACGCTCTGAGAACCGGAGAATTTGACCTGGTTATTCTGGATCTGGGCCTGCCCGGTCAGGATGGTCTGGAGTTTTTGCGCGCTGTTCGCGATGACAAAGCGGATGTGCCGATTTTGATCCTCTCCGCGCGGGAGACCACCAAAAACCGCATTGATGGGCTCAACCTGGGCGCCGACGATTACTTGACCAAGCCTTTTGATATGGAAGAGCTGCTGGCCCGCTGCCGTGCGCTGGTGCGGCGCTCTGTGGGGCGGACGCGTATGTTGTTGCAGCATGGAGCGTTGACGCTGGATCTGGACCAGAAGAAAGCCTGTTACAACAGCGCTGAAGTGGTTCTACAGCCCCTCGCCTTCCGCCTGCTGACCATCCTTTTAGAACGGCGGGGCCGTGTGGTTTCCAAGTCTGATCTCATGGAAAAGCTTTATGGCTGGGAAGAGAATGCGGAGAGCAATGTGCTTGAGGTTTATGTCTCGCAAATCCGCCGGAAAACCACATCCAAGCTGATCCGGACAATCCGGGGTGTGGGCTATATTGTTGATGAGGATATTCCGGCATGA
- a CDS encoding SDR family oxidoreductase, which produces MSNSVLVTGASGTIGLHLLRVLRSTPWGVRALIRSAENERLVSSLGAQAFYGDFMDQASLGEAMTGVDTLVLITSANPNAAQQASNALQVAKECGVRKVVRVSAIKAAPDGPTANTVLHGQTEQEIISSGLDYVILRPNLFMQNMFLAAQTITEQDSFFFGTGEAQIGMVDTRDVADCAAQCVLSDQFNGNIYEVTGPQSLSYFDVAQALSAKLNRTISYVPVSPQDVYEGIVGAGWDEWIAGISRDYAQAYRVGWGDFTTDTVQQMCGHPSRGIDRFIREVLCAQAALSV; this is translated from the coding sequence ATGAGCAACAGCGTTTTGGTTACAGGTGCCAGTGGCACCATTGGCCTGCATCTGCTCAGAGTGTTGCGCTCTACCCCATGGGGCGTGCGGGCACTTATTCGCAGTGCTGAGAATGAACGGTTGGTCTCCTCGCTGGGCGCGCAGGCCTTTTACGGTGACTTTATGGATCAGGCTTCGCTTGGTGAAGCGATGACGGGCGTGGACACACTGGTGCTGATCACCTCGGCCAATCCTAATGCAGCGCAACAGGCATCCAATGCTTTGCAGGTGGCCAAGGAGTGCGGTGTGCGCAAGGTGGTTCGTGTTTCAGCAATCAAAGCGGCTCCTGATGGGCCAACGGCGAACACGGTGCTTCACGGACAAACAGAACAGGAGATCATCAGTTCTGGTCTGGACTATGTGATCCTGCGGCCTAACCTTTTCATGCAAAACATGTTCCTGGCCGCTCAAACCATAACCGAGCAAGACAGCTTCTTCTTTGGAACGGGAGAGGCTCAGATAGGGATGGTTGATACCCGCGATGTGGCCGACTGCGCGGCGCAGTGTGTGCTCAGTGATCAGTTCAACGGGAACATCTATGAAGTAACGGGACCTCAAAGCCTCTCTTACTTTGATGTAGCACAGGCGCTAAGTGCGAAGCTGAACCGGACTATTTCCTATGTACCGGTTTCACCGCAGGATGTTTATGAGGGGATCGTTGGCGCCGGGTGGGATGAATGGATCGCCGGGATCTCGAGAGATTATGCGCAGGCCTATCGCGTTGGCTGGGGTGATTTCACCACAGATACAGTACAGCAGATGTGCGGACACCCATCGCGGGGCATAGACAGGTTCATCCGGGAGGTGTTGTGCGCACAGGCGGCTTTGAGCGTTTAG